The DNA sequence CGAAAAAGCAGGTTATCAAATCGAATTGCCGAACGGATTTCTTGCGCCCGGATGTTGTTTCCTTGATTGCAAAACGCGGCAGCTCCTGACGGTAAAGCTCGACATGATGGCCGCGCAGCTTTTCACGCGCGATCGCCAGCATCCGAGATGAACGGTCGAGCCCGGACATGACGATACCGTGCTTGGCGAACAAGCGAATAGCCGAGCCGGTGCCGCAACAGAGATCGAGACCATCGCGTGGCACGAACTTGAACCGACTGAGTATTGCGAGAGTATACTCCGCCATGCGGATGGAGAACATATCGTGGCCGATCTGGTCGTAAACGGAGCCGAATTTATCATAGGGGAGCATGGTTAGGGGAGAGTATAGTCTCGCACAAGAAGCGAATCAAGCCGTCAGGTCTCATCACGCCGTTGGCAGGAAAAGACCCGACGGAACCTTACAGGTCGGGTTGCTCGACCGACGCTGCGCGTCGGCCTCGTGAACCCGACCTACAGAGGCTATCCCCCAGAACCGTTTTAAGTTGACTGTCATCCACGTTGATCATTCGTTTTTGGGCTCAGCGGAATCGAATTCCGCCGGCATTCTCTGGTAATGCAATTGAATATGTCCGCCACGTGCGGACAAGCCGCGGTTGTTGAAAGGAGTCTCGATGGAAACCTTGTTCTGGATCTGGCTGGCCGCCGCCGGGGTCTTTCTGATCCTCGAGCTGGTTACCCCAACCATGATCTTCATCTGCTTCGTGGTCGGCGCGATTGTCGCCGCGATTTTCGCCCAGATCTGGCCGGAGTACTACTACTGGCAGATCGCGATTTTCGCCGTCCTCTCGTCCGCGCTGATCCCGCTGACCCGTCGCTTCGCCCGCAAGATATCGGTGACTCCGCCGCAGGTGTCCAGTGTCGACCGGATGATCGGCCAGGCCGCGCTGGTCACCGAGCGGATCGACCCCGACCTGGGCGGCAAGATCCGGTTCGAGGGCGAAATCTGGCAGGCGCGCGCCGACCGCCACATCGAAGTCAACACCAAAGTCAAAGTGACCTCGGTTGCCGGTACCCGGGTGTTCGTTGAGCCCATTGATTAACCGGAGACAGGAAAGGAGCATACCGTGTCTGAAGTGACCATTCTGATAATCGTCATCGTGGTGCTGGCGTTCGCGCTGGTCACCATGTCGGTGCGCATTGTTCGCCCCTATGAGAAGGGGCTGGTGGAGAGGCTGGGAAAATTCCAAAGAGTGCTCGAACCCGGTCTGAACCTGATCCTCCCGTTTTTCGACACTGTCCAGAAAGTCGATATGCGTGAGGTGGTAATCGATGTCCCCGCGCAACTGGTGATCACCAAGGACAATGTCGGGGTCGAGGTCGACGCCATCATTTACTTCCAGGTTACCGATCCGTTCCGCTCGCGCTACGAGATCTACAATTATGTCCATGCCGCCACCAAACTGGCGCAGACCAATCTGCGTAACGTTATCGGCGAGATGGATCTCGACGCCTGTCTGTCGTCGCGTGACCAGATCAACCTGCAGCTGCGCAATGTCATGGACACCGCCACCGACAAGTGGGGAGTGAAGGTCAACCGGATCGAACTGCAGCGAATCGATCCGCCGGCTGATATCACCGACGCCATGAGCCGCCAGATGAAAGCGGAGCGCGACAAGCGGGCCACTATCCTTGAGGCCGAAGCAGTCAGGCAGGCCGATATTACGAAGGCTGAGGGCTCGAAGATGGCGCAGATTCTCGAGGCCGAGGGTGCGGCGGAGGCGGTCAAGCGCAAGGCCGACGCCGAGCGGTACCGTCAGATCGCCGTTGCCGAGGGCGAGGGGAAGGCGATTGCGACTGTTTTCGGCGCCATCCACGAAGGCCGTCCGGACGATAAGCTGATAACGCTCAAGTACTTGGAAATGCTGCCCCATCTGGCGCAGGGGAGCGCCAACAAGATTTTCCTGCCGTACGAAGCAAGCGGGATAATGGCGGCGCTTTCGGCGATGGTGGAGGGGATAAAACCGGGCGGCGGCGCTGATGCAATGAAGAAATCTCCAACGGCCGGGGCGGCGGGCGCGTAACTTTTGTGGCCGGTCTCGCGATCGCGGGACCGCGCATCAAGGATACTCAAATCGGGCCTTTTCAGACAGGCCCGCCTCAAGGCCGGACCCACCCCAGTCCGGCCTTCGATATTTGTGGGGGGAGGGAGTAGCTATTCGGCCGTGGTTGCACACTCTACGATGGCGATTTCCTCATCGGTTAGGCCGTAGAGTTCGTACACGAGCTTATCGATCTGGCGGTCGAGGCTGGCGCATTTTTTTTCGTAGTAGGTTTTGTCTTTTTCTGTTTTGGCTCGGGCAAGCAGTTTTTTGGCTTCCAGTATGGTCTGGACTTTTGCCACCACACTGTCATGGAGTTTTCTCTCAACGTGTTGGGAACTTTCAGGTACATAAATAGGGAGTCGCTCGATGTACTGTGACCAAAACCTGACATAGCCACCCCGCAGCGCAGTCCCGGTGCTCTTTAGAAACCAGAACAGCAGTTTTGAATTCAACAAGCCAAGTACAAAGTACAAGGATGTTCTTTGATCTCTTAGAATAACACCGTATCCAGTCTTGAAGAAGTGACCTTCGCTATCAATGGTGAAGGAAGCTTGGTCATTGTAATCCGGCACGACAATCTTCGTGTTCTGGAATAACGACATACTCTTGGGATACCCGAACGCGAACCACTTATCCACATGAATTCTGCCCTTCTCTCGAGCCGCCAGAGTACTCTTGTTTGCAAGTAGGTACTCATAAGCAAGGGGGAACCTATTGCGAAAGGTCTTCTCAGTGAATAGTGCGCTGCTGTCTTCTGCTATTTCATAAGGACAAATGAGGTATGAATCGCTTGCCAGCGGCATAAAACGCCTTATGTCCTTGCCATGCAGAAAGGGGACCACACACTGACGTTCGACCCTGACTCGCCGTGATAACGCCCTGGAATCGCCCTCGATAAATCCGCCGGCTCTAGAACAGTTCTCCAAGACGAAGACACTGTCGCAACTCGTCTGCGTGCCAACGAATGTGTGTGAAATCTCGCCCAACTTAGGAGACACTTCGGAGATTCTATTGAGGAGGGTAGCTGCCTGATCCGCGACAAAACTCCAAGGTGCAGCTGTCACTTGGTTAGCGTTCATTTGCAAGGGTTCATGAGATTCTGAACGGAGCCAAACACCCAAGTCTTCAACGCTAGTGAAGATGAATGACTCACTGGCACTCTTGCTCAAGAATAATAGCGATGTATACGTAGTGGCTCCAGCAAAGACTTGAGTGTCTCCGAAGTGAACAACCTGTGTCAGGTGTCTGCCGTCAGCCAACATGGCACGTAGGGGTTGACCGTATTTCGCATTAAAGAACTTGTGGGGAAGAATGAAACCCAATTGACCGCTTGTGTTTAGGATACGCAACCCCTTTTCTACGAAAACGACATAGATGTCATAGTTTCCCCTAGTCGCCGCTCGATAATGATGAGGAAGGTATTCCAAAACCACTGGTACGGATTCCCGAATTGTTTGAATCCGAACATACGGCGGATTCCCTACCACCGCGTCGAAACCGCCCGCTTTCATCACGTGAGGAAACGCGTCCTCAAAATCCATCGGATTGAGTTTCTTCTCCACTTCCTCAAACAGATCCCCGTTGATATCCCTCCCGATCAGCGAGTTGCCGCAAACTATGTTCTTACTCAGATCCGGCAGCAGCTTCTTCATCTTAGACTGGTGCAGGAAATCAAGAGCATACTGGCGGGTGCTTGCCTCGGTTTCCTCCTGCAGCAGTTTCAGGTAAAGCGAAAGCTGGCACACTTCGACCGCCTGTGCATCGATATCCACCCCATAGATGTTATTGAGAAGGATTTCACGCTTCTTCTTCAAGGTCAGGTGGAGGCGTCCGTTGATGGGCGCGCAATCGCCCTTGCGCGCCTTATCCGGATTCTGGTTGTAGTACTGCCCATGATAGTTGAGCAGGCAATCGAACACGCCAAGCAGGAATGAGCCGCTGCCGCATGAGATGTCAGCGAACCGCATCTTTGCAATCTGCTCAGGCGTCTTCCCTTCTATTAGTTTTCCTACGGTGTTGTCGACGATGTAGCGGACGATATATTCCGGTGTGTAGTAGACGCCCCCCGCCTTGCGGACTTCCGGTTTCTCCTCGACCTTCGCTCTCCTGGGTGTAGCAGTGATGACCTTGCCGAGAAATCGTTCGTAGATCGAGCCGAGGATATGAATGGGGATTGCGTTAAAATCGTATGGTGAGTTGGCGTGTGCGAGATCCCGGCAGATTCGAGCAAACACTTCGTCGTCTACGGCAAGTCCGCCCCCGTCAATGATGTCATGCCGCTTGTATACGATGCCGTTGTAAATGCTATCAAGGCGCCGGCCGGCAGCGGTGAAGTCCTCCCACGCCGAGCGCCTTTTCCCGAAATGCTCGACCAGGCGCTCCGGTTCTATCCCTTTGTCCTCGAGAAAGCGAAGAAATACGAGGCGATCGAGTGTGCGCTGAGAGATTTCTGTTAGCGCATCACCGGAAAGGTCCGGGTTGCGGAGCTTTAAGCTCCGCGCCAGGGCTTCCCGGAACTCATCCAGTTGGGCGAGAAAAGACTCATCGATGCTCTGGTACCCGCCGCGCGCGAGGCCTCGCCGAGCCGCCCTCCCTGGTGGCCTTGGTAGTTCGGCAGCCCTCTTTTCAATTGACGCGTCGGCAACCGCTTCCCGGGAAAACAGCCAGTAAATTCGCCGGAACTTCTCGTGATCGGCGTACTCGGTATAGTGGAACTTCCAGACTGAACTTAGAAGGGCCGTATCATTATCCGGACGGTACCGGCAATCGAGTACGTGGAATTGCTCAAAGTCGGTGAGCACCGCCAGGGGCGTTTGACTGTTCCAGCCGTACCGGATTACCTGGAAGTAGTTCTGTGCCGTCTCAATATCGGCGGAAGGCTTCTTGGCTTCGACAAAGAACCGAACGTCGTGAAAATTCGGGGCCAGGTAAAAAGCGTAGTCGGCGCGGCGCTGGCTTCCGCTGGTGTGGACGTTGCGTTCGACTTTGACTTCCTGCTCATACGGATTCGTCTGCGTATCGTGGTTGACGTCCCAACCGAGAGCGATCCAGAACTTGTCGATGAAATCCTTGCGGGCTTCCGCTTCGCTGTATTTACCCGACCTGTAATGCGATTCGTTCTCGGCAAAGGCTCGCACCAGCTTGCCGACCTCCTCGAAGGCCAAGTCAAACCTGTGAGTGTCAGCCGTTGGTGCAGCTTCTGCCGCGGGAGCCTGTTTCTTCGGATTGACGCACCGTTTCATAGTCCCTTAGTCACCTGAAAGAGCAAATCAAGTCTGATAGGTCGCTACCTGCAAGCAAAAACGCCGGTGTCGTTCAAAGGGGCAGACGAAGCCGTCTGCCGCCCACCAAAGAGTTCCCAGCGCAAGCCACTGGCGCGCTGGGGCACCGAGGCCTGTAGTCAACATCCACAATTGTAAGTCACCCGCACATTCGCTATTATCTATCGATGACCTCCCGAGAAAACATCTCCAAAGCAGCTCTTGTTGCCACCCTCGCCTTCGTCGTGCTCGCGCTTGCCAACGAGCCCGGCGGTATGTGGGGGCTGGGACATCTGCATTACCTCGGCGAGTATTCGTGGTACTATCTCGGCGCGTTGGTATTGCTATCGCTTTATCTGGCATTTGGCCCACTGCCGAGCGCGGCACTCGAGCGCGCCGCCGACATCAAGGCCCGCCTGCTGTGGGGCAAATCGCCCCTCCCGAGGGTTTTGTGTGCGGCGGTATTAACAGCCATCTTCTACTTCTTCCGTGTCGGAACCGCGTTCCTCGGCGACGGCTACTACCTGCTGAACGTATTCGGGCGAAACGAGGGTTATGCTATTATCTGGGAGAAGCCACTGGCGATCTGGACTATCAAGCTGCTGCAGGGCCTCTACGGCGGATACACCTACTGGACGTCGCTTTGGGCGTTCCAGACCGTGAGTATCGCCGCCGGGTTCTTCGTGGTGTACAATTTCATCGTCATATCAGGGCTGATCAGTAATTCGGCTAAGGGACGGCTGTTGAGTGCGGGGACGATGATCGGTTCAGGTTGGATACTGCTGTATTTCGGCCACATCGAGTACTACCCGCTCCTCTGGCTGGCGGGGTCGTTTTTTGTCCGCTACGCGCTCGCGTTTACGATCAGCGGCAAGTCGTTCTGGGCGGCGATACTCTGGTTTGTGATCGCGGTTGGGGCGCACATTCAGGCGGTCTATTTCCTGCCGGGAGTGCTGTACCTGATCGCTCTGAAGATTGCTCCGCACGCGATGAAACGTACGCCCGACCGCGCGGCGATCGTTTTCGTGACGCTTACGATTGCCGCAGTTCTCGCGGCTGTGGCAGCCATGCCGGCACATGCCGGGCAAGGCGCGAATCCGTTCATGACGCTCCTGCCGTTCAATGCCGAGTTTCCCAACTACGCGGTGCTCTCGCTGAGCAATCTTCTCGAGATAAGCAACTTGATCTTCCTCTGCATACCGTCGTTTCTGCTCCTCCTGGCGATGGCACTAACCGGCGAGCGCACTAGCGCCGACAATACCAGCCGCCTGTTGGCGCTGTTCGCTGTCGGCTCGCTCGCTTTCCTGTGCACCATTGATCCGAAACTCGGCCTGGCACGCGATTTCGACCTGATGTCACTCACACTGTTCCCCCCGCTTCTGTTGCTGCTCTACCGGGTCGAACGCAAGTCGGCCGTGCCGCTGCGGGTGTGGCTCTACGGCACAATTTTGTCCCTCATGCTGACTGGCTCCTATCTGGCGGCGATTTGCTCGAACCAGAGTTCCATTGTCCGCGCCCACGACCTGCTTCAGTATTACGAGACGAAAAGCAAGCGGGCGTGGCAGTCGTTTGAGAAGTTTCTCGAAGCCGACGGCCATACCGAGCTGGCGGAAGTCGTGCAGATAGAGATAAACGCGCTTTTCCCCGAGGAGGCTAAGTATCAGACCGTGATGAGTCTGGTCGCGAACAACAAGCTGGCCGAGGCGGAGCTGCTGCTCAAGGGTCTGATCCAGGCCCAGCCGGATAACGGCGAGTTTCTGGCGGCGCTGGCTGATATCAGGGCGGCGCAGGGGGATTTCAAGCAGGTCAGGGTGCTGATGGGGAAAGCGATTCGCACGCATCCGAATCATCATAACTACATGAAACTCGGCCAGGCCTGCCTGATCGAGCGGGATTTCGCCGCGGCTATCGACGCTCTCGACCGAGCCTACAAGCTGGCGCCCAGTTCCGAGGAAGTGGTGACCGAATTGACCAAGGCCTGTTTCTTTGCCGGCCGACTGCAGCGCGCCCGGGAGCTGACCGCGAAGGTTCTTGCGATCAATCCGAATTCTGCCGACGGCAACATCATCAGCATGATGCTTCTCGCGCAGGACGGCCGCAAAGAGGAGGCGGCCCGCCACTACCGGTGGTTCCTTCAGAACGCGCAGGATCACCCGGACTACGAGGCGATCAAAGAAAGCTACAAGGACCTGGCGCCGACGGGGCGGTAAGTGGACGGTGTGGGCAATACCGAAAGGCGATTGGTGCCTGGCGTACCTCCCGGTGCGCCAGGGCCCTGGGAGCAAACCGAGTATTCTGCCGCGCATTTGGCCGTAGTGGACGAGGACCCCCGATCGAGTCGGGGGCAGGCTCCACCACGCACTAGAGGCGATCGGCAGAGCGTAGGTCGGGGCCCTCGTGGTCCCCACATGGTGTCGGGAAGACAAGCCCCCCGATCTACGCCCCTCATTGACAATTGACCGCCGCCGC is a window from the Candidatus Zixiibacteriota bacterium genome containing:
- a CDS encoding NfeD family protein, giving the protein METLFWIWLAAAGVFLILELVTPTMIFICFVVGAIVAAIFAQIWPEYYYWQIAIFAVLSSALIPLTRRFARKISVTPPQVSSVDRMIGQAALVTERIDPDLGGKIRFEGEIWQARADRHIEVNTKVKVTSVAGTRVFVEPID
- a CDS encoding tetratricopeptide repeat protein, which produces MTSRENISKAALVATLAFVVLALANEPGGMWGLGHLHYLGEYSWYYLGALVLLSLYLAFGPLPSAALERAADIKARLLWGKSPLPRVLCAAVLTAIFYFFRVGTAFLGDGYYLLNVFGRNEGYAIIWEKPLAIWTIKLLQGLYGGYTYWTSLWAFQTVSIAAGFFVVYNFIVISGLISNSAKGRLLSAGTMIGSGWILLYFGHIEYYPLLWLAGSFFVRYALAFTISGKSFWAAILWFVIAVGAHIQAVYFLPGVLYLIALKIAPHAMKRTPDRAAIVFVTLTIAAVLAAVAAMPAHAGQGANPFMTLLPFNAEFPNYAVLSLSNLLEISNLIFLCIPSFLLLLAMALTGERTSADNTSRLLALFAVGSLAFLCTIDPKLGLARDFDLMSLTLFPPLLLLLYRVERKSAVPLRVWLYGTILSLMLTGSYLAAICSNQSSIVRAHDLLQYYETKSKRAWQSFEKFLEADGHTELAEVVQIEINALFPEEAKYQTVMSLVANNKLAEAELLLKGLIQAQPDNGEFLAALADIRAAQGDFKQVRVLMGKAIRTHPNHHNYMKLGQACLIERDFAAAIDALDRAYKLAPSSEEVVTELTKACFFAGRLQRARELTAKVLAINPNSADGNIISMMLLAQDGRKEEAARHYRWFLQNAQDHPDYEAIKESYKDLAPTGR
- a CDS encoding TaqI-like C-terminal specificity domain-containing protein, translated to MKRCVNPKKQAPAAEAAPTADTHRFDLAFEEVGKLVRAFAENESHYRSGKYSEAEARKDFIDKFWIALGWDVNHDTQTNPYEQEVKVERNVHTSGSQRRADYAFYLAPNFHDVRFFVEAKKPSADIETAQNYFQVIRYGWNSQTPLAVLTDFEQFHVLDCRYRPDNDTALLSSVWKFHYTEYADHEKFRRIYWLFSREAVADASIEKRAAELPRPPGRAARRGLARGGYQSIDESFLAQLDEFREALARSLKLRNPDLSGDALTEISQRTLDRLVFLRFLEDKGIEPERLVEHFGKRRSAWEDFTAAGRRLDSIYNGIVYKRHDIIDGGGLAVDDEVFARICRDLAHANSPYDFNAIPIHILGSIYERFLGKVITATPRRAKVEEKPEVRKAGGVYYTPEYIVRYIVDNTVGKLIEGKTPEQIAKMRFADISCGSGSFLLGVFDCLLNYHGQYYNQNPDKARKGDCAPINGRLHLTLKKKREILLNNIYGVDIDAQAVEVCQLSLYLKLLQEETEASTRQYALDFLHQSKMKKLLPDLSKNIVCGNSLIGRDINGDLFEEVEKKLNPMDFEDAFPHVMKAGGFDAVVGNPPYVRIQTIRESVPVVLEYLPHHYRAATRGNYDIYVVFVEKGLRILNTSGQLGFILPHKFFNAKYGQPLRAMLADGRHLTQVVHFGDTQVFAGATTYTSLLFLSKSASESFIFTSVEDLGVWLRSESHEPLQMNANQVTAAPWSFVADQAATLLNRISEVSPKLGEISHTFVGTQTSCDSVFVLENCSRAGGFIEGDSRALSRRVRVERQCVVPFLHGKDIRRFMPLASDSYLICPYEIAEDSSALFTEKTFRNRFPLAYEYLLANKSTLAAREKGRIHVDKWFAFGYPKSMSLFQNTKIVVPDYNDQASFTIDSEGHFFKTGYGVILRDQRTSLYFVLGLLNSKLLFWFLKSTGTALRGGYVRFWSQYIERLPIYVPESSQHVERKLHDSVVAKVQTILEAKKLLARAKTEKDKTYYEKKCASLDRQIDKLVYELYGLTDEEIAIVECATTAE
- a CDS encoding SPFH domain-containing protein gives rise to the protein MIIVIVVLAFALVTMSVRIVRPYEKGLVERLGKFQRVLEPGLNLILPFFDTVQKVDMREVVIDVPAQLVITKDNVGVEVDAIIYFQVTDPFRSRYEIYNYVHAATKLAQTNLRNVIGEMDLDACLSSRDQINLQLRNVMDTATDKWGVKVNRIELQRIDPPADITDAMSRQMKAERDKRATILEAEAVRQADITKAEGSKMAQILEAEGAAEAVKRKADAERYRQIAVAEGEGKAIATVFGAIHEGRPDDKLITLKYLEMLPHLAQGSANKIFLPYEASGIMAALSAMVEGIKPGGGADAMKKSPTAGAAGA